In Benincasa hispida cultivar B227 chromosome 8, ASM972705v1, whole genome shotgun sequence, the sequence ggaagcagagaaagaagaagaatggcacaaaaaataataaataaataaataaataaagaagggaaggaaaaggaaatagaaaatgaaaggtgatagagagaaagagaggatgcgaaAGAGAAAGATGATTGAAGATGAAAGATGacgtttttttaatttataattcaattttatgttgTGTAACATTTTTTAGTTAAAAGAATTAGATGGTAATTCCGTTCGATAGCACTTTTTTTTAGGTATAATAATTAAATCTATGATAATCtttttaaagaattataaatataacaaaacaaaatctatcagtgatagactctattactgatagatttCTACCGGTGGGTATATCCGTGATAGACCCCCTATTAGCCATAtgttttatcactaatagacttcgaaaggaaaatctaaattttgttatctatacaatttttttgtattgtgttatatttatatctataaaTACTTTGAGTCTCATTGTTATATTGGTAACgactcaaaaattaaaaatatacttttaatgAATTGATGCCACAtcaatattataaataataattagaaaaaacATATTCAGTGTACTCTGTGTAACAAAGGTTTTGATGGtatgaaccaaaaaaaaaaaagattatgttaatttttttatgtcTAAAATGTCGAGCTTGAAAATTCATGAATCTAAGTACAACAAAAGTCAAATCTTAAGAATCAAgcatataattattcaaaataataataataatgataatttacactttaaactttgaaagttgaatcaatttaagtcatgaattaataaatataccaatttaaaccttgaattttcgtaattatatcaattaacaCCCTCTTCTAGacttatattgaaaaatattgtgtaaaacatataattgttttaattaaacttctaaattgTTGTAACTTGTAAGTGCGAATCAATTTCAACAATTTATTaagattgaattaaaaaatcGCCCATGCATTCAATCTTTACGTGTGTTATTTATAGTAGACTACTTCAAATGTCGAATTAATAAAATGAGCTAAAAGAATTGATGCACAgacaatttaaaagaaaaaaaaaatagattaagtctaaattgatttgcttataaaagtttagggattgAATTGATAAAAGATCAATTATTGAAAGttcaatattaaaattgatataattattggtttggtatttaaattgaaatgacaccaaaatttatgaatttaaattaatattttcactATTTATTCTTCAAAAGTTTTTACATCTTTAAACTTCAATAAAGAgacccaaaaacaaaattaaaccaataggcttgaaattaaatatatatatatatatatatacatattttgaaatgtaattaaaaaaattatgacagATCTAGTAGTTTTGTTTCAAACGtctattgaagaaaaaaaaagtacaacaCAATATTTAGTTGTAATGATAAAAAAGTACCATACTTTTTTCTTGATAAAAACACGCAAACAGCAGTCCATGATTCATTATTAATGATCTATTTAATCAACATTAATTTATTAGACAATCAATtacaaacaattaaaaaaggGCATCATTATTAATCGCAATTAAGGGAACCCATGCACGAAAGAATAAAGCAAATCtctctattcttttttttttttctgagcACAGAATAAagcaaaaaggaaaagaaaaatgaagatgaggtttaaataataaataaagtaatTGGATGATGGGAGGGTGTGTGGAAGAAGAGACAACCAATAAGTGGGATTCTTCTGCCTTCCTCCCTGTTCTTCCCCACCCAACCCAACACAAATTTTAACAACTTCCATTCCCTCCACCTCATctttccacttttttttttttctctttttctatacaaatcaacatttttttaatgacCCATCAAAAAGTTCTTAAAAGATGGATGAGAAGCATCAGCCtacctaataaaaaaaaaatgaattacaAAAATCATCCTATTTAATAACTGTAATTATactctcaaattttcaattgtaaaaattgaaccTACATGATCATTGGAAAACtataataattaagtttaagagtttaagttttatcatttagagtccaattttaacatttgtaaATGTAAGGTTGAGattttataatgaaaatttgaggGCGTAACTATAACTAACATTATCCAACAATAAGAGTGGGAATGCCATGGCCAATTCCAAAATGTACTTTTGGGCATTACCGTTCTTTCACTCACTAGTGGCACAACCTGTAATATGTCGAGCAGACGAGGGGTAATTGAGTCAATTGAGACTAGTCTGCCCTGGGTTGTGTGGGATGAATGTCCTTGAGCAACCCTAGGACTTGTTGCATTGTAGGTCTTTTCGCCGCCGTCTCCGCGGTACATAGATACGCCACACGGAGGCTCTCCACCATCTCCGATTCCCCGCCAACGAGTCGCAATCTTGGATCAATCGCCTCTAACGCTTTTCCCTCTCTCACCATTTTTCTCACTCCCACCACCGTGTTGGCACTGCCGGGCATCCCCGTCAAAAGCTCCATCAACACCACTCCAAAACAGTACACATCTTTCTCAACGCCGTCGTCGCAGTTCCCCCCGCCGACATGTCGTAACCCAAACCCACCGATTCGAGCCTCGAAGTCGTCCGCCAATAAAATGTTTGACGTCACTAAATGCCCGTGAACAATCGGTTTCGATCCGGCGTGGTGGAGATACGCTAACCCACGCGCGATCCCCACTGCAATGCGGTGGCGCGTCACCCATCCTAACTTCTCCGGTAACGACAAATGGGACCCACTAGTGGAATTGTTGTTGATTTCCCACGTGTCGGTACTCCAGTCCTCCACATTGGGTTGGCCGGTCGGAAGCTCGTGAAGCCACCGGTGGAGATCGCCGTTGGACATGAATTCGTACAATACTAATTTCTCTTTACCTAAAATGGGATAAAATGACACAGAAACTAAGTTTGTTTTGACAATGTAAGCGGAAATCAATCAGTCATTCAAAGACAACGCtgtttaaattttcaagaaaaGAAACAGAGCGGAATTAATTGGATGAACAGAGAGGTCAAACAGAGATACAGACAACAAAAAAATTTTACCTGCAATACAGTAACCAAAAAGCGGTAACAAATTGGAATGCTTCAGTGTGGAAAGGTCTTCGAACATGGCTACAGCCTCATCACGAGCGACGGATCTAGCGGATTCAAGGACCTTAATCGCCACGTGGATATCTCCGGGAAGAACAGCTCTGTACACCGGCCCACACCTTCCCTCTGCGAGAAGGGACTCTTTACCGAAATGTGACGTGGCAGCAATCAAGTCCTTGAAGGTGAGATTAATCAACGGCTTCTCGAACATCACCACTGAAGCTGAAGATGGTTCTCTGATGTCTGCGATCCAGGATGATCCTGACTCGGTCTCGAAAGCGAACGGCCCAGATTTCTCCATCTTGAATTGGACTTGAACGGGCGTGGAGATTGCCCATTTGTTTTTTCGCTTCATAATTCTTTTTCGTCTCCATATCGCTAAAGCAGCCGCTGCTAAAAACAAACCTGCTGTCCCAGACGACAGGGCAAGAATCAGTGGCTTCGTTTTCGATTTGGGTTTGGCTTTTTTCGCTGGTTCTTTATTGGGTACGTCTGATTGGATGGTATTGTTCTGATGAGGGCGTTTCGATGATTGTGGAGGATTCGTGTTACCTCTGTTTTTGGAATTCGTTTTGATTTGAAGTAAAGTAATCCCAGTTTGAACAAATGCTGATTTCCCAAATTTCTTGTAGCTTTCGGAGTTGATCACTCCCTTAAACTTGTTTAATGAAACATTCAAGAACTTCAATCCATTAAGCGGAGGGAAATCCGACGGAAAATTACCGGTCATGGAATTACCCGAAACGTCTAAATACTCAAGCGAATGAAGAACAGAGATGGGCTTCAAATTCCCAGAAATGTTACACCTCGAAACAACCAAGTGCTTCAAATTAGAAAGCCTCTCCAACCCAAATGGAAGATTCCGCAGATTATTTCGCGAGAGGTCCAGAATTTCCAGCTTTGAAAAACCAGAGAGGCGAACCGTATTAGAGAATCTGTTGTTGGAAAGATTAAGAACCCgaatggaagaaggaaagacatGACTGGAATTAGATAACTTAAACCCAACAGTTCCTCCAAATCGATTATGGGAAAGATCGACATGAGCCAAAGTGGGGATTCCCCACAGCCAGTTCGGAACAGAGCCTTCGAGTGAGTTTCTAGAAAGATCAATGGAGCGTAAGTGGGTCAAATTTCTTAAGAACCTCCAAGAAACAATTCCAGTGAGATTCTTGGACGGGAGGTTGATGTCTAGAAcagagcagttggtgaaattcACAGAGCTAGGAACAATCCAAGAGAGATTGAAGGCGGAAACAGAGTGAAAAGCCTTGGAAACGAATTGGGTATCTGTAGTGTTGCAAGCAGAGTCAACAAAAGAAAACATGAGCGCCATGAGAATCAGAATCCtgcaaaaacaaaaagttgccatgttttttctttgtttctctGTTCAAGCTCTCACATGCACAGTGGAGATAGAGAAATTAGAGGAAGAGGTAGAAAGCTGCATTTTATGGAAGGAAGTGAAGTGGGAGTTGGAGTGGGAGGGAAGTAGGGAGAACTGAGAAgcaaatattatatttgtttatatatatagatgGGAAATATTATATGAAGGGGAGCAATATGGTGATAAATAAAGGATATggtatttaaatataatataatatactGTGGAGTGTTGGAATTGGTGGGGTTTtgatattaataatttaatattgtcgaaaaataaaatttagtagACTGTTttgatgattattgtgcaaccAGTCAGAAATTAGAATTGGGGTTTCTTActacatcttcttcttcaatggATGGGGGACCACGGACCAGTTCGCTACTTTAATAACCCTTTAGATAAGTCACATCACATGTGAAaactagtttttcttttttctatgtTATTTCATTTACACTTAAAAATTCcaatatttgaaaaaacaaataagaagaagaaaaaataatgaaacaaaaGTCAAATatctgttaaaaaaaaaaaaatccaatgttcaaacataacaaataaataaatatttacttttacaATCTTGCTGTTTTTGTTATGTCTCTAAAAACGAGTTAGACTTCTTTTGTATGTCGTGTGATTGATGAAATTAtaaatacagtgtaattgtTGAAGTTTAAATGAAAGTAGAATTACGAATATagtgtaattgtaaataaatgaACTCCTCTTGACTTTCTTGTCTTGGATTATAtgtgaatttatattttattatcaaattagattttatctaaaatgtttattacaaattcaattgtatctaaatattttttttcattattttatacacattgttatcaaattaatttgattttttttttatatatttttgatGTTTTCAATTGTTCATACATAAACACGTAAAAATTGCTTGTTGtacttataaataaatatataaatgggaATTAAACTTGAAGTGTTTGAAACATATgcatgtgtgtatatatattgtcCAGATTATTATTAATGTTAaagatattatattattatcatcatcgtcatcatccttattattaaaataagatttttttaaaaaaaaaaccccgaAATCTCACcttattcatcttcttcactttGTTGTcaccaaaatttcttttttttccttatcaaTCTTAGCAACCCTTTCTTGAAATTCATAGTCTTGACTAGCTTTTGACGACCACCCTTGCCAGACGCCATCTTTTTCACTCGCACACATGTTTTctgcttttgtttctactttaAATATCGCCTTCAACAATGACGTTCTAGGATTGATAGTGTTTAAAGTTGGATTTTAAGATCCTATGAGAAAAATGGTCATATCGAATGAAGACGATGATACTTCTTACAATTGGTTTGGTGTTAAACGCAATCATATTTTATGTAGTTTTTTCAAATATTCACTTGTCAACAACAACTTCACTGGTATAATCaactttgctctttctcacCTTGAAGGAAGTCCATTGTTGTGGGcatccataagtttctaatgaccCCCACTAGCATACATGCATTCTATAGGCAGTTGAGAGTGTTAAAGATTATATTGGATGATTTTTAATCTTTGTTTTCGGAATGTTTAGATATTGTATTAATGGTTTTAGAATGTTTAGGTATAATGTATTTGTGGTATTCgagttttttttaaacaatgtatctttatattattgtttgtacttaattttgttgttttagggtagttttgtcatttattaattaaattttttattatataaattcgttcggttatttttataattttgaaaccttTTTGCATTTTTaccaaatgaaactttaaaattttctatttctcTGGTTAgcctttgattttaaaaaaagtatttttcaataaactcatttttatttaacacTCTTGACAAAAATTATTGAAACTACATTCAAAAGTTACCTTAAGTGGTTGCTAACCACTCCAATTTTTAATAAAACGActtattttgtaaattaaacaCACCCTTAGGGCCTTTTGGcttgacttaagaaaaaaaaatgttttttttttaaaaaaaactcatttttatttaaacacttttgataaaaattgattaaaatatatttgaaaaactattttaagtgGTTATCAAGCACTTCAATTTCTTTtcgaataacttattttttaaattaaaaacttgaaaatgtattccaaacacattCTTAGCctttcaaatttagtttattattattattattattattattattgaaattgtttaaatgataacataTTTTTCTCACGAGAGAGAGAGACAAACACTATATGgttatatttctaaaatttaaaaaagaatgtttatatCTTCAAAATCAACTTTCTTATGAAATAGAATAAACTAACCTAAGAAACtgtttttaagatttattaaatagATCGAGACTaaattttgacatttaaaaatatagaaactaaaatatatTAGATAGAGACTCCGTtatctatattaaaataaacaaaactcaaaattcatttatcaaaattatattttataataatactaaaaaacctcaaatgttttatttagcaTCCGAAATCCGAAGTACACCaccaatatatattttaatttagaattagCAGTGTAGTAGACTTTTGATTAGTGGGAGAAGGTAGAaagaattgttttttattttaatatttttattacacTCATCTCATTATCATCCATAGCAAATAGAAAAATACATATACAACaatattttaagattaaaataaattttttagatcctaaattttcctaaaagtaacaatttaattaaaaattttagtttatatgaTTTAATCTCTATGttcttaattttataataatttaatctctaaactttataatataataacttaGTCATTATAcgttcaaatttgtaacaaattagTCTACAGtgtaaaaaaaatctcatcaaaatagatgtcaattattattattctatgATGTAgacttgtattttataaaattatcgaatctctaattaatttattattttatttatacaaGAAACTTTATTAAAACTTAACATCAatctttataataaaaattaaatagtacAAGAATTGAATGGtcacataattaaaaataaaccaATTAAATTGTCACAAATCGagattataaataatttttaaaacaataatactaccattattaaatatttgtcgcataataatttataatttaatatttgaatgacCGTGAAGggt encodes:
- the LOC120083677 gene encoding calmodulin-binding receptor kinase CaMRLK, whose protein sequence is MATFCFCRILILMALMFSFVDSACNTTDTQFVSKAFHSVSAFNLSWIVPSSVNFTNCSVLDINLPSKNLTGIVSWRFLRNLTHLRSIDLSRNSLEGSVPNWLWGIPTLAHVDLSHNRFGGTVGFKLSNSSHVFPSSIRVLNLSNNRFSNTVRLSGFSKLEILDLSRNNLRNLPFGLERLSNLKHLVVSRCNISGNLKPISVLHSLEYLDVSGNSMTGNFPSDFPPLNGLKFLNVSLNKFKGVINSESYKKFGKSAFVQTGITLLQIKTNSKNRGNTNPPQSSKRPHQNNTIQSDVPNKEPAKKAKPKSKTKPLILALSSGTAGLFLAAAALAIWRRKRIMKRKNKWAISTPVQVQFKMEKSGPFAFETESGSSWIADIREPSSASVVMFEKPLINLTFKDLIAATSHFGKESLLAEGRCGPVYRAVLPGDIHVAIKVLESARSVARDEAVAMFEDLSTLKHSNLLPLFGYCIAGKEKLVLYEFMSNGDLHRWLHELPTGQPNVEDWSTDTWEINNNSTSGSHLSLPEKLGWVTRHRIAVGIARGLAYLHHAGSKPIVHGHLVTSNILLADDFEARIGGFGLRHVGGGNCDDGVEKDVYCFGVVLMELLTGMPGSANTVVGVRKMVREGKALEAIDPRLRLVGGESEMVESLRVAYLCTAETAAKRPTMQQVLGLLKDIHPTQPRAD